From the Brachyhypopomus gauderio isolate BG-103 chromosome 5, BGAUD_0.2, whole genome shotgun sequence genome, one window contains:
- the LOC143513990 gene encoding uncharacterized protein LOC143513990, which translates to MCNAIPYLGKDPDRPKGERVSENVVMKLMKPYLGKGRTVATDNFFTSLSLAKKLLECNTTLLGTMNKIRREVPLEAKNAKGREKLSTEVYRSDDALLTVYASKPNKTVCVLSTMHTHVEIADDRKKKPNTVTDYNRTKCAVDIMDQKARAYTVRAGTRRWPVAVFYNILDLAAMNAHVLYTACTGSTESRRVFMCTLAEELRLRFLQEKELKRTPRPSPAPGKKTTCQVQTNCNRNHSITPCAACGKYTCRKCRAECPWLCGNCVPKTT; encoded by the exons atgtgcaacgccattccataccttggaaaggaccccgatcgtcccaagggggaaagagtgtccgagaatgtggtgatgaagcttatgaagccatacctgggcaagggcagaactgtagccacagacaattttttcacatctctttccctggctaagaagctgctggaatgcaacacgactctgcttgggacaatgaacaagattcgccgagaagttcctttggaagccaaaaacgccaagggacgtgagaagttgtcaacggaggtgtacagatccgatgatgcgcttctgacggtgtatgcctccaagcccaacaaaacagtttgcgttctgagcactatgcacacgcacgtggagattgcagacgaccgcaaaaagaagccaaacactgtgacggactacaaccggacgaag tgcgccgttgacatcatggaccagaaggcgcgtgcatacacagtgcgcgcaggaacacgccggtggcccgttgcagtgttttataacatacttgacctggcagcgatgaacgcgcatgttttgtacacggcatgtacggggtccacagagagtaggagagtttttatgtgtactcttgctgaggaactccgtcttcgtttcctacaggaaaaggagttgaagagaacgccacgtccttcgcctgctcctggaaagaagactacgtgtcaggtgcagacaaactgcaaccggaaccacagcataaccccgtgcgctgcatgcggcaagtacacctgtcgcaagtgtagggcagagtgtccctggctgtgtggcaactgtgtacctaaaactacatga